Proteins encoded within one genomic window of Spiroplasma sabaudiense Ar-1343:
- a CDS encoding lipoprotein, protein MKKILSILGSISLLIASTISVVACQERVKPEEKLEFNEENVNNFFEENKEFTYEGDFIFISDPEEVDNEDFDVIVSTAEIIEYLFIRTVIKEMSKTINPEKDDFILIQSNLWTSNLKKSLGDDKYPNYDKSYVFAFDEVLIENTTTNEKMIFKDFTFNFRQTNEIISDKVGEEEIKNLFSYWLGGINSEPDDRFNWTLANDCSFSGIAETLENGFLDDSKNKIKSGIEELSNGYRMGGIKTPVFEKYRFTVEIEDVKLLPNKSEKLVFANISGVATFPNINNGQKANFSGNWGFVKKRVSQ, encoded by the coding sequence ATGAAAAAAATATTAAGTATACTCGGTTCAATATCTTTGCTTATAGCTTCAACAATTAGTGTTGTGGCTTGTCAAGAACGAGTAAAACCCGAGGAAAAACTCGAGTTTAACGAAGAAAATGTGAATAATTTTTTTGAAGAAAATAAGGAGTTCACTTATGAAGGGGATTTTATTTTTATAAGTGATCCAGAAGAAGTAGATAATGAAGATTTTGATGTAATTGTCTCAACTGCTGAAATTATTGAATACTTATTTATAAGAACCGTTATTAAAGAAATGTCTAAAACTATTAATCCTGAAAAAGATGATTTTATTCTGATTCAATCAAATTTGTGAACATCAAATTTAAAAAAATCTTTAGGTGACGATAAGTATCCAAACTATGATAAAAGTTATGTTTTTGCTTTTGATGAAGTTTTAATAGAAAATACTACCACTAATGAAAAAATGATTTTCAAGGACTTTACATTTAATTTTAGGCAAACGAATGAAATAATTAGTGATAAGGTTGGAGAAGAAGAGATTAAAAATTTGTTTAGTTATTGACTTGGGGGAATAAACTCAGAACCTGATGATAGATTTAACTGGACATTAGCTAATGATTGCAGTTTTAGTGGAATTGCGGAAACTTTGGAAAATGGTTTTTTAGATGATTCTAAAAATAAAATTAAATCTGGTATTGAAGAACTTTCAAATGGTTATAGAATGGGAGGGATTAAAACTCCGGTTTTTGAAAAATACAGATTTACTGTAGAAATAGAAGATGTCAAATTATTGCCCAATAAAAGTGAAAAATTAGTTTTTGCAAATATAAGCGGGGTTGCAACATTTCCCAATATTAATAATGGTCAAAAAGCTAATTTTTCAGGCAATTGGGGATTTGTAAAAAAGAGAGTTAGCCAGTAA
- a CDS encoding lipoprotein — MKKMLSIVGSISLLTSSTISVVACQEPEKPEEKLEFNEENVTNFFEENKEFTYEGDFIFISDPEGIDNADFNVFNSTTDIIESLFVKKIVWEMSKTIDLNTNDFIQVVSILGTPSLKKSLGNDKYPKYDKNYVFTFDEVLIENTATDEKMVFNDFKFNFKQTNEIISDKVEEKEIENLFSYWLGGINSEPSERFNWAKANDASFHEVADTLENGSLGDSKKEIKSGIEELSDGDRMGKTSRTPIFEKYRFTVEIEDIKLLPNKSEKLLFANISGVATFPNINNGQKANFSGNWGFWKKRVSQ; from the coding sequence ATGAAAAAAATGTTAAGTATAGTTGGTTCAATATCTTTATTAACAAGTTCAACAATTAGTGTTGTGGCTTGTCAAGAACCAGAAAAACCAGAGGAAAAACTCGAGTTTAACGAAGAAAATGTGACAAATTTTTTTGAAGAAAATAAGGAATTCACTTACGAAGGGGATTTTATTTTTATAAGCGATCCAGAGGGGATAGATAACGCAGATTTTAATGTGTTTAATTCTACTACTGATATAATTGAGAGTCTATTTGTAAAAAAAATAGTTTGGGAAATGTCCAAGACTATTGATTTAAATACTAATGATTTTATTCAAGTTGTATCAATATTAGGAACACCAAGTTTAAAAAAATCATTAGGTAATGACAAGTATCCAAAATATGATAAGAATTACGTTTTTACTTTTGATGAAGTTTTAATAGAAAATACTGCCACCGATGAAAAAATGGTTTTTAATGACTTTAAATTTAATTTTAAGCAAACAAATGAAATAATTAGCGACAAGGTCGAAGAAAAAGAGATTGAAAATTTGTTTAGTTATTGACTTGGAGGAATAAACTCAGAGCCCAGTGAGAGATTTAACTGAGCAAAGGCTAATGATGCTAGCTTTCATGAAGTTGCAGATACTTTGGAAAATGGTTCGTTAGGTGATTCTAAAAAAGAAATTAAATCTGGTATTGAGGAGCTTTCCGATGGAGATAGAATGGGTAAGACTTCTAGAACTCCAATTTTTGAAAAATATCGATTTACTGTAGAAATAGAAGATATTAAATTATTACCCAATAAAAGTGAAAAATTGCTTTTTGCAAATATTAGCGGGGTTGCGACATTTCCCAATATTAATAATGGTCAAAAAGCTAATTTTTCAGGAAATTGGGGATTTTGAAAAAAAAGAGTTAGTCAATAA
- a CDS encoding lipoprotein — MKKILSILGSISLLTSSTISVVSCQEPVKPEEKLEFNKENVSNFFEENKEFNYEGDFIFISDPEGIDNADFNVFNSTTDIIESLFLKTVVREMSKTIDLGTQDFIWVESILGTPNLKKSLGTDKYPSYDKSYTFIFDEVLIENTATNERMVFNDFKFNFRQTNEIISDKVEEKEIENLFNYWLGGINSEPNDRFNWAKGGNGSFHEVADTLENGSLDDSKKEIKSGIEKLSNREIIEGYSGTPIFEKYRFTVEIEDVKLLPNKSEKLVFANINGVATFPNINNGQKANFSGNWAFWKKRVSK; from the coding sequence ATGAAAAAAATATTAAGTATACTTGGTTCAATATCTTTATTAACAAGTTCAACAATTAGTGTTGTGTCTTGTCAAGAACCAGTGAAACCAGAGGAAAAACTTGAGTTTAACAAAGAAAACGTGAGTAATTTTTTTGAAGAAAATAAGGAATTCAATTACGAAGGGGATTTTATTTTTATAAGTGATCCAGAAGGAATAGATAATGCAGATTTTAATGTGTTTAATTCTACTACAGATATAATTGAATCTCTATTCTTAAAAACAGTAGTTAGGGAAATGTCAAAGACTATTGATTTAGGAACCCAGGATTTTATTTGAGTTGAATCAATATTAGGAACACCAAATTTAAAAAAATCATTAGGCACTGATAAGTACCCAAGCTATGATAAAAGTTATACTTTTATTTTTGATGAAGTTTTAATAGAAAATACTGCCACCAATGAAAGAATGGTTTTTAATGACTTTAAATTTAATTTTAGGCAAACAAATGAAATAATTAGTGACAAGGTCGAAGAAAAAGAAATTGAAAATTTATTTAATTATTGACTTGGAGGAATAAACTCAGAACCTAATGATAGATTTAACTGGGCAAAGGGTGGTAATGGGAGTTTCCATGAAGTTGCAGATACTTTGGAAAATGGTTCGTTAGATGATTCTAAAAAAGAAATTAAATCTGGTATAGAAAAACTTTCAAACAGAGAAATAATAGAAGGATATTCTGGAACTCCAATTTTTGAAAAATACCGATTTACAGTAGAAATAGAAGATGTGAAATTGTTACCCAATAAAAGTGAAAAATTGGTTTTTGCAAATATTAACGGGGTTGCAACATTTCCCAATATTAATAATGGTCAAAAAGCTAATTTTTCGGGAAATTGAGCATTTTGAAAAAAAAGAGTTAGCAAATAA
- a CDS encoding glycoside hydrolase family 1 protein, producing MKNRNFIFSASTNAFQIEGGRNLGGRSDSIWDEFTKRNFVIPPTGVAGREINSIDVAADFYHKYKTDARIMNKLGLQGLVYNMDWTRIFPKNATEINPEGIKWHDDMFKTMVENGVQPIPILYHWDTPMWAQIQGGFENPEIVEWFRSYVQACFKYLGKYTDIWFVNDENSTFALSGYLSDYMPPARKDKTAFVKALHHLNMTAAVTKEEFLKAKKLGYLSQDAILGIDHDWNPPIPLRQDNKDDLKACEVYNQWFKNLYLDPNLKGTYPQVFLDWIKAEKIAFEISDQDLKFLKANPMDFIGWNYYRPCYISAYNFDEKTIELQKPTEEFFVKEFKQLYPKAGVKYTDWNWIIDASKLVSGALELKNDYGDLPFMIIENGMGDFDDKSQELIWDKKRVEFLQSHICEVLKAKEAGVNFIGYSLWTYCDIFSPSGGYRKDYGLVSVDFNSPIKERRPKLSYAWYKQVIESKGKDLSINEAKLKQDLEAIVSSWDLYYK from the coding sequence ATGAAAAATAGAAATTTTATATTTAGTGCATCAACAAATGCTTTTCAAATTGAAGGGGGTCGTAACCTTGGGGGCCGTAGTGATTCAATTTGAGATGAGTTTACAAAACGAAACTTTGTTATTCCTCCAACTGGAGTTGCTGGAAGGGAGATTAATTCAATTGATGTGGCAGCAGACTTTTACCATAAGTATAAAACCGATGCCCGCATTATGAATAAATTAGGACTTCAAGGCTTAGTTTATAATATGGATTGAACTCGTATTTTCCCAAAAAATGCGACTGAAATTAATCCTGAGGGAATTAAATGACACGATGATATGTTTAAAACCATGGTTGAAAACGGGGTTCAACCAATTCCGATTTTATATCATTGAGATACTCCAATGTGAGCGCAAATTCAAGGTGGTTTTGAAAATCCTGAAATTGTTGAATGGTTTAGAAGTTATGTTCAAGCTTGTTTCAAATACTTGGGAAAATACACAGACATTTGATTTGTAAATGATGAAAATTCAACATTTGCTTTAAGTGGTTACTTATCAGATTACATGCCCCCAGCCAGAAAAGATAAAACCGCTTTTGTTAAAGCGCTACATCATTTAAATATGACAGCCGCTGTTACCAAAGAAGAATTCTTGAAAGCTAAAAAATTGGGATATTTATCACAAGATGCTATTTTGGGAATAGATCACGATTGAAACCCTCCAATCCCACTTCGCCAAGACAATAAAGATGATTTAAAGGCTTGTGAAGTTTATAACCAATGATTTAAAAACTTATACTTAGATCCAAATTTAAAAGGAACCTACCCACAAGTTTTCTTGGACTGAATTAAAGCCGAAAAGATTGCCTTTGAAATTAGCGACCAGGATTTAAAATTCTTAAAAGCTAATCCAATGGACTTTATTGGTTGAAATTACTATCGCCCATGTTATATTAGTGCTTATAATTTTGATGAAAAAACCATTGAACTACAAAAACCAACTGAGGAATTTTTTGTCAAAGAGTTCAAACAGTTATATCCCAAAGCTGGGGTTAAATATACTGACTGAAATTGAATTATTGATGCATCAAAATTGGTTTCAGGAGCTTTGGAATTGAAAAACGATTATGGTGACCTGCCATTTATGATTATTGAAAATGGAATGGGTGATTTTGATGATAAATCACAAGAACTAATTTGAGATAAAAAACGTGTTGAATTTTTACAAAGTCACATTTGTGAGGTTTTAAAAGCCAAAGAAGCGGGAGTTAACTTTATTGGTTACTCGCTGTGAACTTATTGTGATATCTTTTCTCCAAGTGGGGGATATCGAAAAGATTATGGTTTAGTTAGTGTTGATTTTAATTCTCCCATCAAGGAACGTCGACCAAAATTAAGTTATGCTTGATACAAGCAAGTAATTGAGTCGAAGGGAAAAGATTTAAGCATTAATGAAGCAAAACTAAAACAAGATTTAGAAGCAATTGTTTCATCTTGAGATCTTTATTATAAATAG
- a CDS encoding DEAD/DEAH box helicase: MNFNEINLKPELQKALARHNLTVATEIQEKTIPLALENRDIIGKSQTGTGKTAAFLLPILERLVPNVNFVQAIIVTPTRELALQVLDKVRDLSMYLEGISSAGVTGGANIARQIQSLKRANIVVGTPGRITDLLNRKALKLNQVRTVVLDEADEMLKMGFKQDINNLFASIPEEHQTLLFSATMNKQVNEIANKYLKNPIEVSVERGALSGANIKQYFIDTKTHNKEDALLAIYSNIKPELSIVFANTKSQTEEISSLLYKNGVRSFVINGDKRQSERNRALKAFKTSATKVLVATDVAARGIDVPGIDYVINYDLPHDHEYYIHRIGRTARAGSSGNSISLVGNRNNFFHLKDLEKYQNKEIEQMDVTSWELPIIERRSGGGNSGGFRRGSDNRSGGGRNFSDNRGSSGGSSRNFKPSSDRPFTKSNDFGGGGSFENNGPSKDRRKRDFNTSKPKRSGYAGGKSKTKSNWS, encoded by the coding sequence ATGAATTTTAACGAAATAAACTTAAAGCCTGAGCTTCAAAAAGCTTTGGCTCGCCATAATTTAACAGTGGCAACGGAAATTCAAGAAAAAACAATTCCGTTGGCTCTTGAAAATAGAGATATTATTGGAAAGTCTCAAACAGGGACAGGGAAAACAGCAGCTTTCTTACTTCCAATTTTAGAAAGATTAGTACCAAATGTGAACTTTGTTCAAGCAATTATAGTAACCCCAACCAGAGAACTTGCTTTGCAAGTTCTGGACAAGGTTCGTGATTTATCAATGTACCTTGAAGGAATATCTTCTGCAGGTGTAACAGGGGGAGCTAATATTGCTCGCCAGATCCAGTCACTAAAACGTGCAAACATCGTTGTTGGAACTCCAGGACGAATTACAGACCTTTTAAACCGTAAGGCATTAAAACTAAACCAAGTTAGAACAGTCGTTTTAGACGAAGCTGATGAAATGCTAAAAATGGGATTCAAACAAGATATAAACAATCTTTTTGCTAGTATTCCCGAAGAACACCAAACATTATTGTTTTCAGCAACAATGAATAAACAAGTAAATGAAATTGCTAATAAATATCTAAAAAACCCAATTGAAGTATCAGTTGAGCGTGGAGCACTTAGTGGAGCAAATATTAAACAATACTTTATTGATACAAAAACCCACAATAAAGAAGATGCTCTATTAGCAATTTATTCAAATATTAAACCCGAATTGAGCATTGTTTTTGCCAATACTAAATCACAAACTGAAGAAATTAGCAGTTTGTTATATAAAAACGGGGTTCGCAGTTTTGTTATCAATGGTGACAAACGTCAAAGTGAACGTAACCGTGCTTTAAAAGCTTTTAAAACATCAGCTACTAAAGTTTTAGTTGCAACAGACGTTGCAGCTCGAGGAATTGATGTTCCAGGAATCGATTATGTAATTAACTACGACTTGCCCCATGATCACGAATACTACATTCACCGAATTGGAAGAACAGCTCGTGCAGGATCAAGTGGTAATTCAATTTCACTTGTTGGAAACCGTAATAACTTCTTTCATTTAAAAGATTTAGAAAAATACCAAAACAAAGAAATCGAACAAATGGATGTAACCAGCTGAGAACTACCAATTATTGAACGTAGATCTGGTGGTGGAAATTCTGGTGGCTTTAGAAGAGGTTCTGATAACCGCTCTGGGGGAGGAAGAAACTTTTCTGACAACCGCGGTTCTTCTGGGGGAAGTTCAAGAAACTTTAAACCAAGTTCAGATCGACCATTTACAAAAAGCAACGATTTTGGAGGTGGTGGTTCATTTGAAAACAATGGCCCTTCAAAAGACCGTCGCAAACGCGATTTTAACACTAGCAAACCAAAACGTTCAGGTTATGCTGGTGGCAAAAGTAAAACAAAATCAAACTGAAGTTAA
- the rpsL gene encoding 30S ribosomal protein S12, giving the protein MPTINQLVRKPRKAKTWKTKAPALNRGVNTLLKKVTKVSSPQKRGVCTRVATMTPKKPNSALRKYARVRLTNGMEVTAYIPGEGHNLQEHSVVLIRGGRVKDLPGVRYHIVRGTLDTTGVNGRMQSRSLYGTKRPKEKK; this is encoded by the coding sequence ATGCCAACAATTAACCAATTAGTTAGAAAACCTCGTAAAGCTAAAACTTGAAAAACAAAAGCGCCTGCTTTAAACCGAGGAGTTAATACATTATTGAAAAAAGTAACTAAAGTTTCTTCACCTCAAAAAAGAGGAGTTTGTACTCGTGTTGCTACAATGACACCTAAAAAACCTAACTCGGCGTTACGTAAATACGCAAGGGTTCGTTTAACAAACGGAATGGAAGTAACAGCTTATATTCCAGGAGAAGGACACAACTTACAAGAACATAGTGTTGTTTTAATTCGTGGGGGAAGGGTAAAAGACTTACCCGGAGTTCGTTATCATATTGTTCGTGGTACTCTAGATACAACTGGAGTTAACGGAAGAATGCAATCGCGTTCACTTTATGGAACTAAACGTCCAAAAGAAAAAAAATAA
- the rpsG gene encoding 30S ribosomal protein S7: protein MRKHQAEKRDVLPDPVYNSKLVTRAVNKIMLDGKRGTAQGILYGAFDKIKTKTDKNPIEVFNKAIENIQPHLELKVRRIGGANYQVPVEVSNERRVTLALRWLVNYSRLRNEKEMVDRLANEIIDASNATGGSVKKREDTHKMAEANKAFAHYRW from the coding sequence ATGAGAAAACACCAAGCTGAAAAAAGAGACGTACTTCCAGATCCAGTTTATAATTCAAAACTAGTAACACGTGCTGTTAACAAAATTATGTTAGATGGTAAACGTGGAACAGCTCAAGGAATTTTATATGGAGCTTTTGATAAAATCAAAACAAAAACTGATAAAAATCCAATTGAAGTTTTTAATAAAGCAATTGAAAACATTCAACCGCATTTAGAATTAAAAGTTCGTCGAATCGGGGGAGCAAACTATCAAGTTCCAGTTGAAGTAAGTAATGAGCGTCGTGTAACATTAGCATTGCGTTGATTGGTAAACTATTCTCGTTTAAGAAATGAAAAAGAAATGGTTGACCGTTTAGCAAATGAAATAATTGATGCCTCAAATGCAACTGGGGGATCGGTTAAAAAACGTGAAGACACTCACAAAATGGCTGAAGCCAACAAAGCATTCGCTCATTATCGTTGATAA
- the fusA gene encoding elongation factor G has product MPRQFSLEKTRNFGIMAHIDAGKTTTTERILFHTGKIHKIGETHEGASQMDWMAQEQERGITITSAATTAFWRDLRFNIIDTPGHVDFTVEVERSLRVLDGAVAVLDGQSGVEPQTETVWRQATTYQVPRIVFVNKMDKTGADFIYSVKSIGDRLGAKAAPIQLPIGAEDAFDGIIDLVEMKAYHFDGKAEEIAQEIEIPADLKDQAADLRNKLIESAVEYDEALMEKFLDGKELTVAEIKQAIRKGVLSAEFFPVLAGSAFKNKGVKLLLDAVTDYLPSPLDVPAIKGILPNGQEAERKADDKEPFSALAFKIMTDPFVGKLTFFRVYSGVLHKGSYVLNATKDKKERVGRLLKMHANDREEIEEVYAGDIAAAVGLKDTTTGDTLTDEKHEIILESMVFPEPVINLALEPKTKADQEKMGIALNKLSEEDPTFRTFTDEETGQTIIAGMGELHLDIIVDRMRREFKVETNVGAPQVSYRETIKAATKAEGKYVKQSGGRGQYGHVVIEFEPNHDKGFEWVDKIVGGKISKEYINAAKSGLENALQNGVVAGYPMIDVKATIVDGSYHDVDSNEMAYKIAASLALKEGAKRMQPVLLEPIMSVEVTIPDEYYGDVMGNISSKRGLIEGSEQRGNAQTVKSKVPLSEMFGYATELRSFTQGRGNYTMQFSHYNEAPKSIAEEIIKKSGK; this is encoded by the coding sequence ATGCCAAGACAATTTAGTCTAGAAAAAACACGTAACTTTGGTATTATGGCCCACATTGATGCGGGAAAAACCACTACCACAGAACGTATTTTATTCCATACTGGTAAAATTCATAAAATTGGTGAAACTCATGAAGGGGCTTCACAAATGGACTGAATGGCCCAAGAACAAGAGCGTGGGATTACAATTACTTCAGCGGCAACAACTGCTTTTTGAAGAGACTTGCGTTTTAATATCATTGATACTCCTGGTCACGTTGACTTCACAGTTGAAGTTGAACGTTCACTTCGTGTGTTAGATGGTGCTGTTGCTGTTTTGGATGGTCAAAGTGGGGTTGAACCTCAAACTGAAACTGTTTGAAGACAAGCAACAACTTATCAAGTACCAAGAATCGTATTTGTTAATAAAATGGACAAAACCGGTGCTGATTTTATTTATTCAGTAAAATCAATTGGTGATCGCCTTGGAGCAAAAGCTGCCCCAATTCAATTACCAATCGGAGCTGAAGATGCTTTTGATGGAATTATTGATTTAGTAGAAATGAAAGCCTACCATTTTGATGGAAAAGCTGAAGAAATTGCTCAAGAAATCGAAATTCCAGCAGATTTAAAAGATCAAGCTGCAGATTTACGTAATAAATTAATTGAATCTGCTGTTGAATACGATGAAGCTTTAATGGAAAAATTCCTTGATGGAAAAGAACTAACAGTTGCTGAAATTAAACAAGCAATTCGTAAAGGGGTTCTATCAGCTGAATTCTTCCCAGTATTAGCTGGTTCAGCCTTCAAAAATAAAGGGGTTAAACTTTTATTAGATGCTGTAACTGACTACTTGCCATCACCATTGGATGTTCCAGCAATTAAAGGAATTTTACCAAATGGTCAAGAAGCAGAGCGAAAAGCTGACGACAAAGAACCGTTTTCAGCGCTAGCTTTCAAAATTATGACAGATCCATTTGTGGGAAAACTAACATTCTTTAGAGTTTACTCAGGAGTGCTACACAAAGGAAGTTATGTATTAAACGCAACAAAAGATAAAAAAGAACGAGTTGGTCGTTTATTAAAAATGCACGCCAATGACCGTGAAGAAATCGAAGAAGTTTACGCTGGGGATATTGCCGCAGCGGTTGGACTAAAAGATACTACTACTGGGGACACTCTAACTGATGAAAAACATGAAATTATTTTAGAGTCAATGGTTTTCCCAGAGCCAGTTATTAACCTGGCTTTAGAACCAAAAACTAAAGCAGACCAAGAAAAAATGGGGATTGCTTTAAACAAACTTTCAGAAGAAGATCCAACTTTTAGAACTTTTACAGACGAAGAAACTGGACAAACTATTATTGCTGGAATGGGTGAACTACACCTTGACATCATTGTTGACCGTATGCGTCGTGAATTCAAAGTTGAAACTAATGTTGGGGCTCCGCAAGTTTCATATCGTGAAACAATTAAAGCTGCAACTAAAGCTGAAGGTAAATATGTTAAACAATCTGGTGGTCGTGGACAATACGGTCACGTTGTGATTGAATTTGAACCAAATCATGATAAAGGATTTGAATGAGTTGATAAAATTGTTGGGGGAAAAATCTCAAAAGAATACATCAACGCTGCCAAATCTGGTCTAGAAAACGCCCTACAAAACGGGGTAGTTGCTGGATATCCAATGATTGATGTTAAAGCAACAATCGTTGATGGTTCATACCATGATGTCGATTCAAATGAAATGGCATATAAAATCGCTGCTTCATTGGCTCTAAAAGAGGGTGCCAAACGTATGCAACCAGTTCTATTAGAACCAATTATGTCTGTTGAAGTAACTATTCCAGATGAATATTACGGAGATGTAATGGGTAACATTTCATCAAAACGTGGATTAATCGAGGGTAGTGAACAAAGAGGAAATGCTCAAACAGTTAAATCAAAAGTTCCATTAAGTGAAATGTTTGGTTATGCAACTGAGTTGCGTTCATTTACTCAAGGACGTGGTAACTATACAATGCAATTTAGCCACTATAATGAAGCACCAAAATCAATTGCAGAAGAAATTATCAAAAAATCAGGTAAATAA
- the tuf gene encoding elongation factor Tu produces MAKEQFDRSLPHVNIGTIGHVDHGKTTLTAAITKVLSAKGGAEFKDYANIDNAPEERERGITINTSHVEYKTDKRHYAHVDCPGHADYVKNMITGAAQMDGGILVVAATDGPMPQTREHILLSRQVGVPKIVVFLNKCDMVDDEELIDLVEMEVRDLLTSYEFDGDGAPVIRGSALKALEGDAKWEAKIVELMDAVDEYIPTPVRETDKTLLMPVEDVFTITGRGTVATGRVERGIVKVNEEVEIVGLHEESKKTVVTGLEMFRKLLDFAEAGDNVGALLRGVNREDIERGQVIAKPGSIKPHTQLKAQVYALTQEEGGRHKPFFNKYRPQFYFRTTDVTGEVTLPAGTDMVMPGDNVELNIELIKPVAIEQGTKFSIREGGRTIGAGTVVEIVK; encoded by the coding sequence ATGGCAAAAGAACAATTTGACCGTAGTTTACCGCATGTTAACATTGGAACAATAGGACACGTTGACCACGGTAAAACTACTTTAACAGCTGCAATTACTAAAGTATTGTCAGCAAAAGGTGGTGCAGAATTTAAAGATTATGCAAATATCGATAACGCACCAGAAGAAAGAGAACGTGGAATTACAATTAATACTTCACACGTTGAGTATAAAACAGATAAAAGACACTACGCTCACGTAGACTGTCCAGGCCATGCCGATTATGTTAAAAACATGATTACTGGAGCTGCTCAAATGGATGGGGGAATCCTTGTTGTTGCTGCAACTGATGGACCAATGCCTCAAACTAGAGAACATATCCTTTTATCAAGACAAGTTGGAGTACCAAAAATCGTTGTTTTCTTAAACAAATGTGACATGGTTGATGATGAAGAATTAATCGATCTTGTTGAAATGGAAGTTAGAGATTTATTAACTTCATACGAATTTGATGGTGATGGAGCTCCTGTTATCCGTGGAAGTGCTTTAAAAGCTCTTGAAGGTGACGCAAAATGAGAAGCTAAAATCGTTGAATTAATGGATGCAGTTGATGAATACATCCCAACTCCAGTTCGTGAAACTGATAAAACTTTACTAATGCCAGTTGAAGACGTATTTACAATTACTGGTCGTGGAACTGTTGCAACAGGACGTGTTGAACGTGGAATTGTAAAAGTTAACGAAGAAGTTGAAATCGTTGGATTACATGAAGAAAGTAAAAAAACTGTTGTTACAGGATTAGAAATGTTTAGAAAATTATTAGACTTTGCTGAAGCAGGGGATAATGTTGGAGCATTACTACGTGGTGTAAACCGTGAAGATATTGAACGTGGACAAGTTATTGCAAAACCAGGATCAATCAAACCTCATACTCAATTAAAAGCACAAGTTTATGCTTTAACTCAAGAAGAAGGGGGACGTCACAAACCATTCTTTAACAAATATCGTCCTCAATTCTACTTCCGTACAACTGATGTAACTGGTGAAGTTACTTTACCAGCTGGAACTGACATGGTTATGCCAGGAGATAACGTTGAATTAAATATTGAACTAATCAAACCAGTTGCCATCGAACAAGGAACTAAGTTCTCAATTCGTGAAGGTGGACGTACCATTGGTGCGGGAACTGTTGTTGAAATCGTAAAATAA